Proteins encoded together in one Bosea sp. (in: a-proteobacteria) window:
- a CDS encoding DegT/DnrJ/EryC1/StrS aminotransferase family protein, with translation MIPHSRPTLTGRDARALEQLIDSGMLAEGAAAAMLEQELARLCGFADAVVVGSGCQALMLALRLRGVTAGSRVALPTYVCPEVLGVAEALGAEPVLADCDETYGIDPGDIALAQGAGAPVVVLPWLFGHRLDMHRYASPSTIIVDWAQYFPATLVPRDEGVDLAIMSFEATKMLAGGEGGAILCRSAAEADAIRAMKRVTGSRYKLNLYPMSDLQAALVLSQLRQVPEFLERRRQLADDYDRALSGLDGIGIPKRDPAVAPFRYVVRLRRDAGRLDAVIAEFARRGIAVRRPVAVMLHQIRQAGRAFPAAQRLFDESLSLPLYPALDDDDAVAVMQAATEILA, from the coding sequence ATGATCCCGCATAGCAGGCCGACGCTGACGGGCCGCGACGCGCGGGCCCTGGAACAGCTCATCGACAGCGGCATGCTCGCCGAAGGCGCGGCGGCGGCCATGCTGGAGCAGGAGCTTGCGAGGCTTTGTGGCTTCGCGGATGCCGTCGTCGTCGGCTCCGGCTGTCAGGCGCTGATGCTGGCTTTACGCCTGCGAGGCGTGACGGCCGGTTCCCGCGTCGCCCTCCCGACCTATGTCTGTCCCGAAGTCCTCGGTGTTGCGGAGGCGCTGGGGGCCGAGCCAGTTCTGGCGGATTGCGACGAGACCTATGGAATAGACCCCGGCGACATCGCCCTGGCGCAGGGAGCAGGCGCACCTGTCGTCGTGCTGCCATGGCTGTTCGGCCATCGGCTCGACATGCATCGCTATGCGAGCCCTTCGACAATCATCGTCGACTGGGCGCAGTATTTTCCCGCCACGCTGGTGCCTCGCGATGAAGGCGTCGATCTGGCGATCATGTCCTTCGAGGCGACCAAAATGCTGGCGGGCGGAGAAGGCGGCGCCATCCTGTGCCGATCCGCGGCCGAGGCCGATGCGATCCGCGCGATGAAGCGCGTGACGGGCTCTCGCTACAAGCTCAATCTCTACCCGATGTCCGACCTTCAGGCGGCGCTGGTCCTGTCGCAGCTGAGGCAGGTTCCGGAGTTTTTGGAAAGGCGACGGCAACTGGCTGATGACTATGACCGGGCCCTGTCGGGGCTCGACGGGATCGGAATCCCGAAGCGCGACCCGGCGGTCGCCCCGTTCCGTTATGTGGTCCGCCTGAGGCGAGATGCCGGCCGCCTGGACGCGGTGATCGCCGAATTTGCGCGTCGCGGCATTGCCGTCAGGCGTCCCGTCGCCGTCATGCTGCACCAGATCCGGCAGGCCGGGCGGGCCTTTCCCGCTGCGCAGCGCCTATTCGACGAAAGCCTGTCGCTGCCGCTATATCCCGCGCTCGACGATGACGACGCGGTGGCGGTCATGCAGGCGGCAACCGAGATCCTGGCCTGA
- a CDS encoding sulfotransferase, with protein sequence MTEPDEKAMPQFAGLTSRYGKDMRLEGSLARLNAIVAPVQAALEADCAEPRIPPVFILGPPRSGTTVVSQLLASTGRFGMATNFVARFWQAPALGLMIQDALGLAKDGVESSLSSKRGVTKGWTEPSEFGYFWSRWFDLGQPTHALGEAERRRFDAVGLRRSLAAMEQVAGLPLAMKNNSWFTLNADLLAEAFPGCVLVVCEREPFFVAQSIWLQRLDLFGDASRWWSVRPADHDEIVKLPPLAQVAAQAVSIATGMAASLARAGTARIIRVPYDALARSPRETIGGIIGRALGAAAASGDILARLPERLAGTDTVRLAPDTAEALRRHVAEQMDRYR encoded by the coding sequence ATGACCGAGCCTGACGAGAAGGCGATGCCGCAATTCGCCGGCCTGACCAGCCGCTACGGCAAGGACATGCGCCTCGAGGGTAGCCTGGCGAGGCTGAACGCGATCGTCGCTCCGGTGCAGGCCGCGCTCGAAGCCGATTGCGCCGAGCCCCGGATCCCCCCGGTCTTCATTCTCGGCCCGCCCCGCAGCGGCACGACCGTCGTCAGCCAGCTGCTGGCTTCGACCGGCCGGTTCGGGATGGCGACCAATTTCGTTGCCCGGTTCTGGCAGGCTCCCGCCCTCGGGCTGATGATCCAGGACGCCCTCGGCCTTGCGAAGGATGGCGTTGAGTCGTCGTTGAGCTCCAAGCGAGGCGTGACCAAGGGTTGGACCGAGCCGAGCGAGTTCGGCTATTTCTGGTCGCGCTGGTTCGACCTCGGCCAGCCGACCCATGCGCTTGGCGAAGCGGAGCGGCGGCGCTTCGATGCGGTGGGTCTGCGCCGCAGCCTCGCGGCCATGGAGCAGGTGGCCGGCCTTCCCCTCGCCATGAAGAACAACAGCTGGTTCACCCTCAATGCCGATCTCCTGGCCGAGGCGTTTCCCGGCTGTGTCCTGGTGGTGTGCGAACGCGAGCCGTTCTTCGTCGCCCAGTCGATCTGGCTCCAGAGGCTCGATCTCTTCGGCGACGCCAGCAGGTGGTGGTCGGTGCGCCCGGCCGACCATGATGAGATCGTCAAGCTGCCGCCCTTGGCTCAGGTGGCCGCGCAGGCGGTCTCGATCGCGACGGGAATGGCGGCCAGCCTGGCGAGAGCGGGCACGGCGCGGATCATCCGCGTGCCCTATGACGCGCTGGCCCGCAGCCCGCGGGAGACGATCGGCGGGATTATCGGCAGAGCCCTCGGCGCCGCCGCCGCATCGGGCGACATCCTGGCGCGATTGCCCGAGCGCCTCGCCGGCACGGATACCGTGCGGCTGGCCCCCGATACGGCGGAGGCGCTTCGGCGCCATGTCGCCGAACAGATGGATCGGTATCGGTAG
- a CDS encoding glycosyltransferase, with amino-acid sequence MVLSSLNTAFRWIGRAFGPDRADPAPAVAPASAPIETAGPARDPAQSFVRHWRSLPSAGIGARAAGRRIVMLSVSNMRIDPRIEREARALSKAGYEVVVIWPDYWMEDGEHVRLDWGDGVTFEPLRPQAGDFIYDFPGFFGVEMLEAALRHECFAFHGHDIPSALVALTAAHRTGAHAVCDFHEWFSENVAWDVEADAWLPHKAREKKAFQCLERFALRRASELVTVCESIAEAMGEELGDGRKPLVVRNIPQIAQASSKVYPPLKRQLGLADDDFVLLWQGGTGPTRLIEPIIEALAFMPRCHFAIRGPSLDLFGAGYREIAARVGAADRLLLLDPVPSQDVVAAARGADAGIWTLPKLCRNFTFALPNKVFEYLASGLPVIAADYVEVRRIVDAYQVGALFDPYDPQSIAAAINPLIEDGERAAAIRSRIPGALERLNAESEWDKIPAIYDRLRRTGTAGRGA; translated from the coding sequence ATGGTCCTGTCCTCCCTGAACACCGCCTTTCGCTGGATCGGGCGTGCTTTCGGCCCCGATCGCGCGGATCCCGCTCCCGCCGTGGCGCCGGCCTCCGCGCCGATCGAGACGGCGGGGCCCGCACGGGATCCCGCGCAGAGCTTCGTGCGTCACTGGCGCTCGCTTCCCTCGGCGGGGATCGGCGCCAGGGCCGCCGGACGCCGGATCGTCATGCTGTCGGTGTCGAACATGCGCATCGACCCGCGCATCGAGCGGGAGGCGCGGGCGCTCAGCAAGGCCGGCTACGAGGTCGTCGTGATCTGGCCGGATTACTGGATGGAAGACGGCGAGCATGTCCGGCTCGACTGGGGGGATGGCGTCACCTTCGAGCCGCTGCGGCCCCAGGCCGGCGATTTCATCTATGATTTCCCCGGATTTTTCGGCGTCGAGATGCTGGAAGCCGCTCTCCGGCATGAATGCTTCGCCTTCCATGGCCACGACATTCCCTCCGCGCTCGTCGCCCTGACGGCCGCACATCGGACCGGCGCGCACGCGGTCTGCGATTTCCACGAATGGTTCTCCGAGAACGTCGCCTGGGATGTCGAGGCTGATGCCTGGCTTCCGCACAAGGCGCGCGAGAAGAAGGCCTTCCAATGCCTGGAACGCTTCGCCCTGCGCCGGGCGAGCGAGCTGGTCACGGTTTGCGAATCGATCGCGGAGGCGATGGGCGAAGAGCTCGGCGATGGCCGCAAGCCGCTGGTCGTGCGCAACATCCCGCAGATCGCGCAAGCCTCCAGCAAGGTCTACCCGCCGCTCAAGCGGCAGCTCGGCCTGGCGGACGATGATTTCGTCCTGCTCTGGCAGGGCGGAACCGGGCCGACACGGCTGATCGAACCCATCATCGAGGCGCTGGCGTTCATGCCGCGATGCCATTTCGCGATCCGTGGCCCGTCGCTCGATCTGTTCGGCGCCGGCTATCGCGAGATCGCGGCGAGGGTCGGCGCGGCCGATCGGCTGCTGCTGCTCGATCCCGTCCCGTCACAGGATGTCGTCGCCGCCGCCCGCGGCGCCGATGCGGGAATCTGGACGCTGCCGAAGCTGTGCCGGAACTTCACCTTCGCGCTGCCCAACAAGGTGTTCGAGTACCTGGCTTCGGGCCTGCCGGTGATCGCGGCCGACTATGTCGAGGTGCGCCGGATCGTCGATGCCTATCAGGTCGGCGCCCTGTTCGACCCCTATGATCCGCAATCGATCGCCGCCGCCATCAATCCGTTGATCGAGGATGGCGAGCGTGCGGCCGCCATCCGGTCCCGCATCCCCGGGGCGCTGGAGCGGCTGAATGCCGAGAGCGAATGGGACAAGATTCCGGCGATCTACGATCGGCTGCGCCGGACCGGAACGGCCGGTCGCGGCGCATGA
- the cysN gene encoding sulfate adenylyltransferase subunit CysN → MRTGDPSLLRFLTCGSVDDGKSTLIGRLLLEAGQIFDDQLAAVERDSRRHGTTGADTDLALLVDGLEAEREQGITIDVAYRYFATSRRSFIVADTPGHEQYTRNMATGASGSDLAILLVDARKGLLVQTCRHATICSLLGIRHYVLAVNKIDLVGFDEAVFRKIVGDFEGLSGRLGLGSVTAIPISARYGDNIAAPSASLPWYDGPPLLSYLESVSVTADPGERPFRFPVQWVNRPDANFRGYAGTVSSGRVGVGDAVISAISGVTTQVERILGPDADQDEASAGEAVTLVLSDEIDLSRGDVLATAANRPVVANQFTADLIWMSSEPLLPGRGYLMRIGPRWVPASVTLLKHKLNVDTQEELAATTLQLNEIGVANLSLASPAAFDPYADNRRGGAFILVDRFSNELVGAGMIRHPLRRALNIVPEHTLVEKQARAALKQQQPCCVWFTGLSGSGKSTLAKGLEKRLHELGRHTMLLDGDNLRLGLNGDLGFTSADRVENIRRAGEVAKLMTEAGLIVLCSFISPFQAERDMVRGLFKPEEFIEVFVDTPLEECRRRDVKGLYARALRGEIPNFTGVSSPYEAPQTPDARIDGSTPAGVTPADLERRLDAVLAPLVVRLGA, encoded by the coding sequence ATGCGCACGGGCGATCCCTCACTGCTGCGCTTCCTCACCTGCGGATCGGTCGACGACGGCAAGTCGACGCTGATCGGCCGGCTCCTGCTGGAGGCGGGCCAGATCTTCGACGACCAGCTCGCCGCCGTGGAGCGCGATTCGCGGCGCCACGGCACGACCGGCGCCGATACCGACCTCGCCTTGCTCGTCGATGGTCTCGAGGCGGAACGCGAGCAGGGCATCACGATCGATGTCGCCTACCGTTACTTCGCAACCTCCAGACGCAGCTTCATCGTCGCGGATACGCCCGGACACGAGCAATATACCCGCAACATGGCGACCGGGGCGTCCGGCTCGGATCTGGCGATCCTGCTCGTCGATGCGCGCAAGGGCCTCCTGGTCCAGACCTGCCGCCACGCCACGATCTGCTCCCTGCTCGGCATCCGGCACTATGTGCTGGCGGTCAACAAGATCGACCTGGTGGGCTTCGACGAAGCGGTGTTCCGCAAGATCGTCGGCGATTTCGAGGGGCTTTCGGGCAGGCTCGGGCTCGGCAGCGTCACCGCGATCCCGATCTCCGCCCGCTATGGCGACAATATCGCCGCGCCGTCGGCCTCGCTGCCCTGGTATGACGGGCCGCCCCTGCTCAGCTATCTGGAAAGCGTTTCCGTCACGGCCGATCCCGGCGAAAGGCCGTTCCGCTTTCCGGTGCAGTGGGTCAATCGTCCCGACGCGAATTTCCGCGGCTATGCGGGGACCGTCAGCTCCGGCCGGGTCGGCGTCGGCGATGCGGTGATCTCGGCCATATCGGGCGTCACGACGCAGGTGGAACGGATTCTCGGCCCGGATGCGGACCAGGACGAGGCAAGCGCGGGCGAGGCGGTCACGCTCGTCCTCAGTGATGAGATCGACCTGTCCCGGGGAGACGTGCTGGCGACGGCCGCGAATCGCCCCGTCGTCGCCAACCAGTTCACAGCCGATCTGATCTGGATGTCGAGCGAGCCGCTTCTGCCGGGCCGCGGCTACCTGATGCGGATCGGCCCGCGCTGGGTGCCGGCATCGGTGACGCTGCTGAAACACAAGCTGAATGTCGATACGCAGGAGGAGCTCGCCGCCACCACGCTGCAGCTGAACGAAATCGGCGTGGCCAATCTCTCGCTCGCGAGCCCGGCCGCCTTCGACCCCTACGCGGACAATCGCCGTGGCGGCGCCTTCATCCTGGTCGACCGCTTCAGCAACGAACTGGTCGGCGCGGGCATGATTCGCCATCCCTTGCGGCGCGCGCTCAACATCGTGCCGGAACATACGCTGGTGGAGAAGCAGGCGCGGGCCGCGCTGAAGCAGCAGCAGCCTTGCTGCGTCTGGTTCACCGGGTTGTCCGGATCCGGCAAGTCCACGCTCGCGAAGGGGCTCGAGAAGCGGTTGCACGAGCTCGGGCGGCACACGATGCTGCTCGACGGCGACAATCTGCGCCTGGGGCTGAACGGCGATCTCGGCTTCACGAGCGCGGACAGGGTGGAGAACATCCGGCGCGCCGGCGAGGTGGCCAAGCTCATGACCGAGGCCGGCCTGATCGTGCTGTGCTCGTTCATCTCGCCCTTCCAGGCCGAGCGGGACATGGTGCGCGGGCTGTTCAAGCCGGAGGAATTCATCGAGGTCTTCGTCGACACGCCGCTCGAGGAGTGCCGGAGACGCGACGTAAAAGGCCTCTACGCGCGCGCGCTTCGCGGGGAAATCCCCAATTTCACCGGTGTGTCCAGCCCCTATGAGGCGCCGCAGACACCCGATGCCCGGATCGACGGCTCGACGCCGGCCGGTGTGACGCCGGCCGATCTGGAGCGCCGTCTCGACGCCGTCCTCGCCCCGCTGGTCGTGAGGCTCGGGGCGTGA
- a CDS encoding glycosyltransferase, whose protein sequence is MLRRLRNSPVVRALLRPVLHAGIDRYFRLRRLIATMPGARLMRRLASGRLPALPMKAAMRWPLGPGVGRRAEGHDVVMLVVSDLRIDPRVEREARALARAGYAITVICPDLGQGELAGAGLDWGPGIRFDILPWTAASFVNETPGFLAHDLYERALDYRPFAYHAHDLNTAFAGLAAARMTGAHLIADFHEWTSENVHWDARQSAYQPFQGQWKQQLQGLEARCLAEASSVITVCDSIADAMASELGHGRRPVVVRNIPMLPSAGSQSYPPLKRQLGLADDSFVLLWQGGTGPTRLIEPIIEALALAPRCTFVIRGPSLDQFGPGYQALAGSVGAAERLILLPPVRSRDVVAAAYGADAGIWTLPSLCRNFTYALPNKIFEYMASRLPVLVAAHPEARQMVERHGVGLAFDPYDPADIAAAINRLIDDPALAARFREATGTALAELDPEREWEKVVAVYDGLREARPQ, encoded by the coding sequence TTGCTGAGACGATTGCGCAATTCCCCGGTGGTGCGCGCCCTGCTGCGCCCGGTGCTGCATGCCGGCATCGATCGCTATTTCCGGCTGCGCCGGCTCATCGCCACGATGCCGGGGGCCCGGCTCATGCGCCGCCTGGCCAGCGGGCGCTTGCCGGCGCTGCCGATGAAGGCCGCGATGCGCTGGCCGCTCGGGCCCGGCGTGGGCCGCCGTGCCGAGGGCCATGACGTCGTCATGCTGGTCGTTTCCGATCTGCGGATCGATCCGCGTGTCGAGCGGGAGGCACGCGCGCTGGCGCGCGCCGGCTACGCGATCACCGTGATCTGCCCGGATCTGGGCCAGGGCGAGCTCGCCGGCGCCGGCCTCGACTGGGGGCCGGGCATCCGCTTCGACATCCTGCCCTGGACGGCGGCGAGCTTCGTCAATGAAACGCCCGGCTTCCTCGCGCATGATCTCTATGAGCGCGCCCTCGATTATCGGCCGTTCGCCTATCATGCCCATGATCTGAACACGGCATTCGCCGGTCTGGCGGCGGCACGCATGACCGGCGCCCATCTGATCGCGGATTTTCACGAATGGACCTCGGAAAATGTCCATTGGGATGCGAGGCAATCGGCCTACCAGCCGTTCCAGGGCCAGTGGAAGCAGCAGTTGCAGGGGCTGGAAGCACGGTGCCTTGCCGAGGCCTCCAGCGTCATCACGGTCTGCGATTCCATTGCGGACGCCATGGCGAGCGAGCTCGGCCATGGAAGGCGGCCGGTCGTGGTGCGCAACATCCCGATGCTGCCCTCGGCGGGTTCGCAGAGCTATCCGCCGCTCAAGCGGCAGCTTGGCCTTGCGGACGACAGCTTCGTGTTGCTGTGGCAGGGCGGCACCGGCCCGACGCGCCTGATCGAGCCGATCATCGAGGCGCTGGCGCTCGCGCCGCGCTGCACCTTCGTCATCCGGGGCCCGTCGCTCGACCAGTTCGGACCCGGCTATCAGGCGCTGGCCGGCAGCGTCGGCGCGGCTGAGCGGCTGATCCTGCTGCCGCCCGTGCGCTCGCGCGACGTGGTGGCCGCCGCCTATGGCGCCGATGCCGGGATATGGACGCTGCCGAGCCTGTGCCGCAACTTCACCTATGCGCTGCCCAACAAGATCTTCGAGTACATGGCGTCCCGGCTCCCCGTGCTGGTCGCGGCCCATCCCGAGGCGCGGCAGATGGTCGAGCGGCACGGTGTCGGCCTCGCCTTCGATCCCTATGACCCGGCCGATATCGCGGCTGCGATCAACCGGCTGATCGACGATCCCGCCCTGGCGGCCCGTTTCCGGGAGGCGACGGGTACGGCGCTTGCGGAACTCGATCCGGAGCGCGAATGGGAGAAGGTCGTCGCCGTCTATGACGGGCTTCGCGAGGCACGGCCGCAATAA
- a CDS encoding GNAT family N-acetyltransferase translates to MDAAAYQALLASDPGNLIYGTPEFLSFLRRATGAETRILLARREGELVGALAFAISTAADLGPVVNSLPWWGSHGSVLLDRTSPDADAVRAALARAFADAAEEIGALSSTLILLPAENDSRPVYERAYRPDITEGRIGQMTTLPQDGADLDERLLALFGQKTRNLVRKSLKQGFVERSTDAEWAWDFLAETHAQNIAALGGRSKPRSHFTALREAIPPAMRRLAVAMDGERPVAAMLTLSFNGTVEYLTPAIRVEDRPRQPLSFLILNGMREAVRRGERVWNWGGTGLTQTSLHHFKAGFGADDRPYTYLIRASARGLALFRQRKRELGDLFPFFYAYPYGLLDDPA, encoded by the coding sequence TTGGATGCGGCTGCCTATCAGGCCCTTCTGGCCAGCGATCCCGGCAACCTGATCTACGGCACGCCGGAGTTCCTGTCCTTTCTGCGAAGGGCCACCGGTGCCGAGACGCGGATCCTGCTGGCGCGGCGGGAGGGGGAGCTCGTCGGTGCGCTCGCCTTCGCGATCTCCACGGCCGCCGATCTCGGCCCGGTCGTCAACAGCCTGCCGTGGTGGGGATCGCACGGATCCGTCCTGCTCGATCGGACGAGCCCTGATGCGGATGCCGTTCGGGCGGCTCTCGCGCGTGCTTTCGCCGACGCGGCCGAAGAGATCGGAGCGCTGTCCTCGACCCTCATCCTGCTGCCCGCGGAGAACGATTCGCGCCCGGTCTACGAACGCGCGTACCGGCCGGACATCACCGAAGGCCGCATCGGCCAGATGACGACATTGCCGCAGGACGGGGCGGATCTGGACGAGAGGCTGCTCGCGCTGTTTGGCCAGAAGACACGCAACCTCGTGCGCAAGAGCCTGAAGCAGGGCTTCGTCGAACGCTCGACCGACGCGGAATGGGCCTGGGATTTTCTGGCTGAGACGCATGCGCAGAACATCGCGGCCCTGGGCGGCCGGTCCAAGCCGAGGAGCCATTTCACGGCGTTGCGCGAAGCCATCCCCCCGGCCATGCGCCGGCTCGCCGTGGCGATGGATGGGGAGCGCCCGGTGGCGGCCATGCTGACGCTCAGCTTCAACGGCACGGTGGAGTATCTGACGCCGGCCATCCGGGTCGAGGACCGGCCGCGGCAGCCGCTCTCCTTCCTGATCCTGAACGGGATGCGCGAGGCGGTCCGGCGTGGCGAGCGGGTCTGGAACTGGGGTGGGACCGGCCTGACGCAGACCTCGCTGCATCACTTCAAGGCCGGTTTCGGCGCGGACGACCGACCTTACACCTATCTCATCCGCGCATCCGCCAGGGGCCTCGCCCTGTTCAGGCAGCGCAAGCGCGAGCTGGGCGACCTGTTTCCGTTCTTCTACGCCTATCCTTACGGTCTGCTCGATGATCCCGCATAG
- a CDS encoding glycosyltransferase — MVAMTRPPRATDAPVAPLSDKESALWLEEFQAAHGRKPRVLHIGNIANNAYNNAKIQNRYGIEADVLCFDYYHIMACPEWEDADFAGEIADQHYPDWWSVELRGFRRPRWFAQGPFDACVRYLLARASDAPGQRWLWRWLELERWLLCRRGRARSFVVDRIEKSTGRPIRYVTDPANAVLMGYLAGKLAKLRRLRRLLPSGLFASLNGRLTRLGAAARTADIARDGARHQVRAGSYRGRVESAIASALAAVKPHDPMPSLEWFYNWWYHPYLKLLLSKYDVVQCYATYTAMPFIIAHPFVAYEHGTIRKIPFEDTDEGRMCLASYKSAACVLVTNTDNIDASRAMKLEPGRVIYLPHAFDSDKLLRFRAHAQVALAPQRPVSFLTPTRQHWVDQDPGWAKGNDRVFRALALVRQSGRHCLLKAVAWGSDLEASRGLAAELGVADMVEWVAPMKKRALWASYLAAHAVIDQFVVPAMGGVTFEAMMLGRRVISAIDASQAAEFFGAAPPIYNCREPAEIAAAMIRVIDDPADEAGDGDGNMDWMSRYHSAERIVTLQLAAYRRLAADGRGMASL; from the coding sequence ATGGTCGCGATGACCCGGCCGCCACGAGCCACGGACGCTCCCGTCGCGCCGCTGTCCGACAAGGAGAGCGCGCTCTGGCTCGAGGAATTCCAGGCTGCGCATGGCCGCAAGCCCAGGGTGCTCCATATCGGCAACATCGCCAACAACGCCTACAACAACGCGAAGATACAGAACCGATACGGCATCGAAGCGGATGTGCTGTGCTTCGACTATTATCACATCATGGCCTGCCCCGAATGGGAGGACGCCGATTTCGCCGGCGAGATCGCGGACCAGCACTATCCCGACTGGTGGAGCGTCGAGCTGCGCGGCTTCCGGCGCCCGCGGTGGTTCGCGCAGGGGCCTTTCGACGCCTGCGTCCGTTATCTCCTCGCGCGCGCCTCCGATGCGCCGGGCCAGCGCTGGCTGTGGCGCTGGCTGGAGCTGGAACGCTGGCTGCTCTGCCGGCGCGGCCGGGCCCGCAGCTTCGTGGTCGATCGCATCGAAAAGTCGACCGGCCGGCCGATCCGCTATGTGACCGACCCTGCGAATGCGGTTCTCATGGGTTACCTCGCGGGGAAGCTGGCAAAGCTGCGTCGCCTGAGGCGGCTTCTGCCGTCCGGCCTGTTCGCCTCTCTCAACGGCCGTCTCACGCGCCTGGGCGCGGCGGCACGGACCGCGGACATCGCCCGCGACGGCGCTCGCCACCAGGTCCGCGCCGGAAGCTATCGTGGCCGCGTCGAGAGCGCCATCGCCTCGGCGCTCGCGGCCGTGAAGCCGCATGATCCGATGCCGAGCCTGGAGTGGTTCTATAACTGGTGGTATCACCCGTATCTGAAGCTGCTGCTGAGCAAATACGACGTCGTCCAGTGCTACGCGACCTATACGGCGATGCCGTTCATCATCGCGCATCCTTTCGTCGCTTATGAGCACGGGACGATCCGGAAGATTCCGTTCGAGGATACCGACGAAGGCCGGATGTGCCTCGCCTCGTACAAATCCGCTGCATGCGTTCTGGTGACGAACACCGACAATATCGATGCCAGCCGGGCCATGAAGCTCGAACCCGGCCGGGTGATCTACCTTCCCCATGCCTTCGACAGCGACAAGCTCCTGCGCTTCAGGGCGCATGCGCAGGTGGCGCTTGCGCCGCAACGGCCGGTGAGCTTCCTGACACCGACACGGCAGCACTGGGTCGACCAGGACCCGGGCTGGGCGAAGGGCAACGATCGGGTTTTCAGGGCCCTGGCCCTGGTCAGGCAGAGCGGCCGGCATTGCCTGCTCAAGGCGGTCGCATGGGGCAGCGATCTGGAGGCGAGCCGCGGCCTCGCCGCGGAGCTGGGCGTCGCCGACATGGTCGAATGGGTGGCGCCGATGAAGAAGCGGGCGCTGTGGGCGAGCTACCTCGCCGCGCACGCGGTCATCGACCAGTTCGTCGTTCCGGCGATGGGTGGCGTCACCTTCGAGGCGATGATGCTGGGCCGGCGGGTGATTTCGGCGATCGATGCGTCCCAGGCCGCGGAATTCTTCGGAGCGGCCCCGCCGATCTATAATTGCCGGGAGCCGGCGGAGATCGCCGCGGCCATGATCCGGGTGATCGACGATCCGGCGGACGAGGCCGGCGACGGCGACGGGAACATGGACTGGATGAGCCGCTATCATTCGGCGGAGCGTATCGTCACGCTCCAACTCGCCGCTTATCGTCGTCTCGCCGCGGACGGACGCGGCATGGCTTCCCTCTGA
- a CDS encoding DegT/DnrJ/EryC1/StrS aminotransferase family protein gives MISITEPSFDESEIEMVRAVLDSNWVTQGPMTEKFEALIAANQKSRYALACTSCTAALHLATMALGLGPGDEVIVPAFTWITSAHAAEYTGAKAVFADIDLETYNIAPAALEAAITPRTRAVVAVHLFGLAAPMDEIRAICAPRGIRIIEDAACAIATTYKGEPVGALGDLACFSFHPRKIVTTGEGGAVTTNDDDLAAAVRSLRNHGATGLPDDGEPRGPWTMASFNRIGYNLRLSDIQAAVGVAQMAKLGRLVAARRASAAYYTEQLHDLNDIVLPLAGDHAGHTFQSYVIRIAEGGRARRNAVMTALAGAEMQTRPGTHAVHRLGYYKDKYRLAAEQYPNAALAEDTTITLPIIPFMAQADQDRVVSELRGALKA, from the coding sequence ATGATCAGCATCACCGAGCCCAGCTTCGACGAATCCGAAATCGAGATGGTGCGGGCCGTCCTGGACTCGAACTGGGTCACCCAGGGACCGATGACGGAAAAGTTCGAGGCGTTGATCGCCGCGAACCAGAAGTCCAGATATGCGCTCGCCTGCACCTCCTGCACCGCCGCGTTGCATCTGGCGACGATGGCACTGGGCCTGGGGCCGGGCGACGAGGTCATCGTTCCGGCCTTCACCTGGATCACGAGCGCGCATGCGGCCGAGTATACCGGCGCGAAAGCCGTCTTCGCCGATATCGACCTCGAGACCTACAACATCGCACCCGCGGCGCTGGAGGCGGCCATCACGCCGCGCACCCGTGCGGTGGTGGCTGTCCATCTCTTCGGATTGGCCGCGCCGATGGACGAGATCCGGGCGATCTGCGCGCCGCGCGGCATCCGCATCATCGAAGACGCGGCCTGCGCGATCGCGACGACCTACAAGGGCGAGCCTGTCGGGGCGCTGGGGGATCTCGCCTGCTTCTCCTTCCATCCGCGCAAGATCGTGACGACGGGAGAAGGCGGCGCGGTCACGACCAATGACGACGACCTCGCCGCCGCCGTCCGCTCGCTGCGCAACCATGGCGCGACCGGGCTGCCGGACGATGGCGAGCCGCGCGGGCCGTGGACGATGGCGAGCTTCAACCGCATCGGCTACAATCTGCGCCTGTCCGACATCCAGGCGGCCGTCGGGGTCGCGCAGATGGCGAAGCTCGGACGGCTGGTCGCCGCCCGGCGGGCCAGCGCGGCCTATTACACCGAGCAGCTGCACGACCTGAACGATATCGTGCTGCCGCTCGCGGGCGACCACGCGGGCCACACCTTCCAATCCTATGTGATCCGCATCGCCGAGGGCGGGCGGGCCCGCCGCAACGCGGTCATGACGGCTCTCGCCGGCGCTGAGATGCAGACCCGCCCGGGGACCCACGCCGTCCACCGCCTGGGCTACTACAAGGACAAATACCGGCTGGCGGCCGAGCAATATCCGAACGCCGCTCTCGCCGAGGACACGACGATCACGCTGCCGATCATCCCCTTCATGGCGCAGGCCGACCAGGATCGCGTGGTCAGCGAGCTGCGTGGCGCTCTCAAGGCCTGA